In the genome of Arachis stenosperma cultivar V10309 chromosome 2, arast.V10309.gnm1.PFL2, whole genome shotgun sequence, the window aaaattagtacgTACAGTAGTATGAataattgattataactaggagcctttgtagaaaaaggggtaaacaaaaatcgcaactcgaaagtgcaacactccgatcgataacgcaacgaacaaggataaccaacgcgagattatatatatacaaaggagtgtcaaaaacaggaatatcaagactcaaaatccggctgcgaagaaaaccggtccgagcatagcaatatatacatatgataaaataaggaaaaccccaaaggaaacccaaagggacacaaatacataaaacctattctccaaaatctcccataagaggagtcatcacagtttgtattatttaatggagataaaagtatctaaacaaaacatataaaccaaaacatagccccgagaacaaaggatcttcgcaaatctagaagtctccagcatgcctcagcgggaaaccacacgtcctgcatctgaaaaccacaaaatccgcatgggtgagaaccagatgtccccagcatggtagcagcttccacatatataatacataataatagaggaaaatcgaaggcaatcctagaacttcccccagataatatcaaagcttataaacaggCTAAACCATaaaagggcatctgactaaagattcttcagtctaactaatacttccctttccaattccttcaaacctcccaaccaccagcaggagtataatgtagcaaacacagttatatcaaacaaggaatatacaaataggagcagttaaggcatttagacaattagcaagtaatatgcagtcaaataggcaatctcaaacaattcacatagtatgcatatgatgaatgcctgtccctagtggttgatgatatcatctgtcggttatagagccaacccgacaagtcctggcagttaaccattggactgtccctctgtcacgcatccccaactcgagttatactcatcataaacttgatcataatcatgatctatatccatcacctttactggtgaatatttacgggggcgagctcatccgggtctttcacagtgcccggccacacttatgacatagggtcaaaagagcttcgagtctcaacctggagcatgtggtggctagccactgctactacccagggaaactcgtatctccgatagtggaagtgcaaatcacaattattaataattcagcataaacatgcatgaatccttatccatggatcaacatccatatcagccatccggctcacggttaaatccataaccagccaatattcatagcatacacagctattccggctcacggttcaatccagaaccagccaatattcataaacaattacggcccttcggccaatggcatacaagcacttccaccaccatcctccacatctcacataatcatcaatgatcctcattgatcattcattttccccttgcttctctcgcaagttaccacattcactagcctttcttctcatagctagacatatcataatgatttaagatataagtggtgagatcagaggcttagaagtatgagatttggcttttaaaacttaaaaatcaactttgggatgaaaacaggtccacgcgtacgcgcaccccacgcgcacgtgtggatggcctcaaaaactcatcgacgcgcaagcgtcatgcatgctaacgcgtggattaaaaatttgccaatcgacgcgcacgcgtcaaccacgcgtacgcgtgggtgttctcgtgccccaggcacaacactggcacagttctggcataactctctggaaaatggctgggcattgggtgcagcacaatcggcgcgcccgcgcacatcacgcgcacgcgtggatggcattttctggaagatcggcgcgtacgcgccaggtgcacctacgcgcaaggggtcattctgctaaaaaatttctaagttaaaagctgcagaatttacagatttggaccccaatcttccgacggacataacttcctcattttaaatcatttttcacccgttcttcgaacggcacggacatcccggatccaatttcatttctaaatatattttgcacaaaacaaagatccgtagtccaagttatgtcccgtcaaagtatacccaaaaaccatatttttcataaaaaaccacaaagtgccattttcaaaacaagccatttccaactcttttcaaaatcaatcaaaacatgtcattttcatccctttcctttgaaatcaatcaaaatatatcaatttcaatatcaagcctcctcaactcatacattgacactttaccacaaattacaaaatcactatctcatcattttaacccacttcacctaagtggctcaaactcaaacatattgacatatcatatactcttcctcatgccaattccaACAACACCAAtcccaataaatcattattgtacacaatcaacatcatactcaccataaacatggttcaacccacaattcaaccataaccaatcatcaagcatatatcacaacatgcatatttctcatacatcataccaccaaggcatcattaatcatcatcacatatatgaccacatcatatatatcaacaattcaataacatcaaccattcaatgcctatcttagggcctctagcctaagtatttcctaccacattacatattagatacgggaaaccgaaaccataccttagccgatttttccaagctccaccggagcacttccaaatcacttatccacaagctctcaaggcctcaacacctccaagaacagatttttcaccaccaaatccctttttcaagcttttcaaaatcaccaatcaagctccaatactcacatatacacaacctaagccacaatcatcatacccatacacaacatctcaatacccaaacatcatagaacaacaaatcacactagggttgagaatcttaccacacccaaggtccaagaagacaagattaaccttctccttcaagagagttgggtcctataacatcaaagaacccaaaatctcaacatttcacccatgaaactcgaaaataagggctggaatttcgaacagaaacttgtggcttacctcaagattgattgtatgggttttgtagagctctctgtggtgaacgcgtggccgcaaacggagcgacaatcggagctctagatcaaaagttatggtggtttgaagatcaaccaagggagagaacttgagagagtgttcttcctccctttctctctaatttcagcgtgtttgagtgtgttgtgaggagagagagtgctgaaaaatagggttttggtttagtttagttgggccaagggcccactttgggtctggttggcccggtttggcccgttcggtccaatcttggtccgaattctataaaattggtaccgaaattctcgtctcaatctcctctatcacatttagccataaaaatcacattttaggctttctagaataaattctcatttatggattaattagacgttaattaaccgggttttacagtATGTGttagttatgattttcttaTCACTCATTAGTCATTACTCTAATCGTGTTTTGTCAAGGGATGTGTTTAGTACTTGATAACtatttttgttctctttttTAATGAATGTTaggatataatttttttttcactgcaacattttactaacatttttattggttttgattttctttgcactacaagaaaatattGATTTTGCCAtacttttaaagcgtggcaaaaggttgaaaaaagcgtggcaatagtttttcgccacgctttttgagcTACTGGAACGTTTTTAAAAGGGTCACATGTGCAAGCGTACCGGTTGCACTATCGCCATGCTTTACTTTTTGCCACACTTTTAAAGATCGCCACGCATAAATGCATGGCATATATGCCAGATATGGCCACACTTTCAAAGCGTGTCAAGAGAGAaatatggccacgcttttaaagcgtgccaagATTGAGagatatggccacgcttttaaagcgtgccagGAGTGGAAAATATGGCCACACTTTTAAGGCGTAACTTGCCCGCTAGAACCTTTTGCCACGCTTTCAAAGCGTGACCTATTCCTTTgtcaaattaataaaaaatggagaaaataagaaaatataaaaagaattgctttttttattaattttcatgAATTATTTGCATGATATTATAATCGGTGAAACATCTTAAAAAATGACTCTGAAACTTCATTCTTAATGCAAACCCTTCCTAAAGCAGCTGCAAGTTCTTCCATCACCGTTCACACTTCATCCGGCCTTATATCTATCTTCCCAGTCAATATTGTCTTCCTGAATCTGAACTCTTCACACCTCTTTGGTTTCCCTTTGAATATCCCCGTCGATGAGTACTCGTGAGCCCAAAATACAAATTCCATATCTTGCACTCGAAACAACAAAATTTCAAAACCAAAACCACACAAATATATAAGAAATATAGAGCCAAATCCATCAACTTATAAGATAATATGATATCATTTTGCAGTTTTAATAAATGAAATATGTCACTCTCCCTAGTCACAACCATTGAAAGTTTTAGATATtctaaattgaaattaaattatgCAGTGATTAAGGTATTCTAAATTTTTCTGCAGGAGTCTCCACTAGTCAAAATTGAGTGAAAAATTAAGGCAGCTTtttaactgaaaaaaaaaagaaaaaaaagaaaaaagagagtaaTGAGGGTACTAAAACTTCTAATAATAGATGAAAATCAAGTAACATAATTACATTTCAGTATCGAATGGccaatctaataataataaagtgtcatttttttagaaaatgtGGTCAATGTTAATAAAGAGCTAATCTTTCTGGCACACTCAAGAGAAGTGACACTAAAGCAATATTTCTCATATCGAACAGGTGATATAAAAGAAATTACCACTCACTTGGTTAGGCAATGCACCCTCTTGCACCTTCTTTCCCATTCTTTTTACTACTACAGCTGAACCATGAACATTGTTAATACTGAAACATAAAAAAGAATCCTTTGTCCATgcataaatttaataaaatgctAGGTAGGTTTCCTCCTATAGAACTATTAGAGGGTATGCTAATGCAACTATGCATCATGGTATAGTCACCAGGCAGACAATCATACCTTTaaatcttcttttcttgttagctTTCATTCTCTTCCTTTCTTCCTTTGTAAGCTCTGTTTCTTCTTTAATATCTCCCTTGCCTTCGAACACCTCCTCAGGTGCCAGCATAGCTGTATCTGAGGCAGCCACAAGTGCAATATGTCCATGAAAAGTGTATCACCTTGTAAGACACTATTTGCTGGAAGAagcagaaattaaattgatattGCAAGATAATAACTCTTTACTTCTTCCATTGTCAGAGCAGGCACATTAATTCGAATAGACATGTCCTCTATAACCTGTCAAGTTCAACATAAGCAAATTTAGAAGGCGGAATAGCTAGTGATGTGCATATCTATCAAGGGCAACCTGTAGTATGATATAATACCAATTTTGGAGCAAAATTGAAATGAGCAAGGCATCCAATTCTAGTCCAAGTTTCTTGAATAATACGCTTGCATGATCACAAATAAAAGGCATTCAATAGAATACATCaaaattcagaaaaaaaaagaaaaaattacaaAGTAATGGAAGCAGAAAATAATGTAAAGCAATTGAGACTTTCACTCATAGTTGTAAgaaccggaccggaccggccggttcgatCGGAAAACCGGTGAACCGGACCCAGAACCGGTCCGGTTGAGTGATGTAACCGGATAAGGAATAGAACCGTTTTGAACCGGGTTGAACCGGCCGATTTTGATAAAAATCAGAAAACCAGCGGTTTCTGGTTAACCGACCGATTcaggaaaattttttttattctttttccaaaacgacgtcgttttggtttatttaaaaaaaaaaagaaaagcccTACGGGCTACCACCCCCACGCCCCACCCGATCCCAGTTTGCAGTTCCAATTTCCCTCCCCTTTTGGCTATTCCCCCCAACCCTAACGGCGAAATGGCGAAACCCTACTAGCCCTCCTCCAGTCCGCCGCCCTCACCTCACTCACCCAGCCCCCAGCCCGTCATCCTCTTCGTCTCACCGGCGGTCTGAGCTCTGAAAAAACCAACTCAACCAACTCAGCCCGTCATCCTCTCCGAACAGCAGACCCGCCACCCACAAACTCGCCGGTCGGCCATTGCGCGCAGTCGAACTCGCCATTCCAGCGCCGTCGCCCTCGCCCAGTCGCCCTCCCCGTTGCCCTTCTGCTCTAGTGCTACTGCTCTGTGACTCTGTCAACAGGTAAGCTCCACTGCTCCAGTTCTGTAATCTGCTTCTGCTCTGTTCTGCACTTGAAGTTTAATGATTGTTGTGTGAAATACATTACACTCTGCTCTGTTCTGTTACTGTAAGTTCTGTTAAGCTGAATTTTCTTGTTGAATATGCTTGTTGAAATTTGAAACTGTTGAATACATTACACTTGAATATGCTTGTTGAATTTCCTTGTTGAATATGCTTGTTGAATTTCCTTGTAAATTTACTGTTGGATTAGGACATGAAATATGAAACTGTTGGCTGTTGCATTTTTCATGTTATGTAAATCAAATTTTTCATGTAAATCAATTTATGTTTTGTTGATTTGTACTGGAAATATGAAACTGTTGGATTATATGCTTGATTTGAATCTATGAAATATGAATTTGCTTGTCTTGCTGAATAGGGAATTTAACTATTTAAGAATTTAAGGTTGCTGTCTTGCTGAATAGGGAATAGGAACTAGGGAATTTAGGATTGCTATTGTTTTATAATTTTGCGGTTTTGCTACTCTATATTCTTTTAGAATGGCTTCTGCGAATACACCATTAGAAACACCATCTTCGCAAGAACAAGGATCAACTCCTGATGCATCAATCGCAACCCAAAAAAACAATAATAGAGCAAAAACCGATCCTGCATGGGGTCATTGTAAACAAGTTGTGGAGTCTGAAAAAATAATTCTGCTATGCATATATTGTGAGAAGCTTATTAGGGGTGGAGGAATTCATCGGTTTAAACTTCATTTGGCTGGAAAAGGAGGAGATATTGAGTCTTGTCGAAAGGTGCCAGTTGCAGTGAGACACCAATTCCATGAAAGTATTGAAGAGCTTcgaagcaagaaaagaaaaactcaagaacaatatgccaaaAGTTATAATGCTTGTGATGATGTTGAAAGAGAATTTGACGAGATCGAACGTAATGAGATGCAACAGCAACAAAAATCCAGGGTTCCAACACCTatctctagaaaaggaaaacaaGTCAAAGATTTACAATCCTATTTTCCATCGGCAACAACACCCGGAGCTCAACCAACTATCAAAAGCGTTCTTCAAAGCAAAGAAATTGTGGAGAAGTGTGATATTGCTATTGCGAAATGGATGGTGGATGCCTCTGTTCCATTTAATGCGGTTAATTCAGCTTACTATCAGCCAATGATTGATGCTATTGCAAGCATGGGTGCAGGGTATAAAGGGCCAAGTTATCCAAGAGTCCGTGGGTATTTGTTGAGTAAATTAGTTGAGGATGTGAGGAAGATGATTGATGGTTATCGTGAGATTTGGAAGCAAACTGGATGCACTATTATGGCCGATGGATGGACTGATCGTTGTAGGCGTactttgattaattttttagtttattgtCCTAAAGGAACTGTTTTTCTAAAGTCAGTTGATGCTTCTAATATCTCAAAAACTGCTGAAAATTTGTTTAAGTTGTTTAGGGATGTTCTATTGTTTGTTGGTCCTGAGAATGTTGTGCATATTGTAACGGACAATGCTGCAAACTATGTTGCTACGGGAAGATTGTTGGAGGCTGAGTTTCCTAAATTGTATTGGTCCCCTTGTGCAGCTCATTGTGTTAATCTGATGTTTCAAGATATTGGGAAGTTACAAGAAGTGAGTCAAACTGTGTCACAAGCTTCACTGATCACTAAGTATATCTATAATCATTGCTATCCACTGTTCTTGATGAGAAAGTTTACAGGTGGGCGGAAAATACTTCGTCCAACTCCAACTCGGTTTGCTACTAATTTCATTGCTTTGCAAAGTATTTTAGCTCAAAAGGATCCTCTGAGAGCTATGGTGACTTCTAAAGAATTTACAAGCTCAGCTTACTCCAAAGAAGCCAAAGCTAAGAAATTTGTGGATCAAGTCTTGGATTCTAAATTTTGGAGTCAATGCACTGATATTGTTAAGCTTACTTCGCCACTTGTTCATGTTTTACGTATTGTGGATAGTGAAGACAGACTTGCCATGGGTTATCTTTATCAAGCTATTTATAAGGCTAGAGAAGAAATGGTGAGgaggttttagaaaagaaagaaggtTGTTGATCCTTATCTGAAGATTTTGGATACCCGTTGGGATGCACAACTTAAGAGAAATCTTCATGCCGCTGGTTATTGGTTAAATCCAGCTTTTCGATTTAATGctggagaatttgaaaatcacaAAGAAACGATTTCTGGCTTGTTGGATGTCATTGAGAAATATGCTTATGATGATCCTGTATTGAATTCTAAGCTGACAAGTGAGAAGAGGATCTTTAAGAATGCTGAGAAAGATTTTGGAAGACCCTCTGCAATACGTGAATGAACCACTGTTATGCCAGGTGAAATTTCTTCATAAATTTGGTCTTTTACTATTGTGATGAATTTATTATGTGATATTTATGATTGTGATAAATTATTTATCTGTTTTTTATGTTAAGATCAATGATGGGAATCTTATGGTTGTGGAGCACCAAATTTGCAAAAGTTGGCTATTCGTGTTTTGAGCCAGACTTGTAGCTCTTCAGGTTGTGAGCGTAACTGGAGTATTTTTGAACACATTCACTCAAAGAAGAGGAATCGGCTAGAGCATCAAAAACTTAATGATCTTGTTTATGTTCACACTACAAAAAATGAAGTTTAAAATGGCATTTATATTATGGCGGTTCTTTAAAACCGccataatatttaaatattatggCATTTTATAATGCTGCcataattaatttgaataaaatagcAATTTTTGATAATTTTGGCGGTTGAAACCGCCATTATCagagcacaatgtaaaaaaaataaggCCCAAACGAAGGAAAACTGAAAAGCAAAGAAAACCCAAATATCTTAAATCCAATTCCCAACAAGGAAAACCCTAACACGCGTTGCCACCACTGTCAAATCCAAAACCGACAATCTGTGCTCTGCTCCGGCAACGTTCTGCACCAGGGACTGCTCCGGCAACGATCTGCTCCAGCGAATGCTCCAGCGACGATCTGCTCCAGCGAATGATCCGACGACGATATGCTCCGGCGATGATATGCTCCAGCGAATGCTCCGGCAACGATTTTCTCGGCGTTCACCTCCGACGAGATTTTGTGCTGTGAACTGAAACGCTGTCTCCAGCGACGATCTCCTCTGGCGGCGCGTTCTCCTCCTTCAGCGAGCTTCTATGATTTGGATTTGATATGAAGATTGTCACTCATCTCATCACCGTCATTCATCTCTGCGCCATCGCAAGTAACACCGTTTTCAATCTGGCTCATCTCCTCACCGTGGCAAGCAACGCCGTTGTTGCTGCCTTCAGCAAGCTTCTAAAGTTTGGTTTCGCAATCCTATCACTTCTAATAGGTAACTCTTCGTTCTTTTAGATCTACTTCATGCTCTAGTAGGAAGAAACAAAGAATGCTGGTTCTGTTTTTATTATTGTGTTTTAACTTTCATTGATCTTTTGTGATGTTGTTGTTAGCTTGTTACTGCTGCATTTTCTGTTGTGTTgttatttttttgcttttgattttATTTAGTTTGAGACCTAATCTGTTTTATTGAACTGATTCATTTGCATCATTTGTCCGAAATTAGTACAAAACATGGCATGTGTGTATTTTCTGATGTAAGTGTTTGAATGATGGATAAATGCAATAATGAAGAGACACAAAGCACTGCTAATCTGTTCCATGAATGTTGTGCTAATGTTTGAATGATGTAAGTGTGTATTTTGgctttcaatttttaattttcttgctgATGCAGAGGTATATAAAAGATCATAAAGGTGTTTGAACAATTTTTCTTTTGGATTGGAAGCTTTTGCCCCTCAGAAATTCTAAAGGTGATGCTTACTATCTAGTTAAATAAAAGATGTTGAGAAAAAGCTTCCTCATTGTGAATGAGAGCACCAGCTTTGCATGTAAATGGTGATATGATgcattattaataataaaaaaaactgttTTGATTGCAGATTTTGGTCCCTAGGATTGAAACCATGACAGATTCTGTTTTGACATTTTCACAGCCTTTGCTTCACGTGACAAAATATTTCTCAAGGGCAGGGATAATTCTGAGCTTGCTGTAGTCTATTCATCTTACATATCAAAACTGTTATCTAGATATAGAGGGTCCAATAATATTGGAGCATTGATTATGGAACCAGGCAAGAATTTTATGAGCTTGCATAATTTGAAGTCCTCATTTTAATTCCAAACTCTCCTCCTTTCCCTCTAATGATCTTATCTGTTGATATTACTTTCTCCAATGAATAAATATGAATGAGAAAAACAGAACAAGAATCAGTTACTCACTTAACACACATCAATGTGATAATATATTAGAGCTATGCTCACAGTAATGCAACTTTCTGTGTAAGGAAAATATTGCATATGGTCTCTACTCTCTAGATCTTCCAAGAAGAAAATGTTTCTTGCTTTTCTGTCTTGGTTTCTTAAGACATTTTCATTCTTTAGTTGTTCCATTGTCTATTGAGAtttctaaattaaaatagttGCACCTATTTCCCtaaatttctataatctcaTTTGGACCTGAACTTTTCTTTAGTTATACAAGGTGCTGGAGGAATGCATATGGTTGATCCATTGTTTCAGCGAGTACTTGTTAATGAGTGTTGGAGTAGAAATATTCTGGTTATCTTTGATGAGATTTTATAGtcaatgttttatttttatgctaCTAGGATTTatagttaatttaaaatttaatatttaggTTTAAAACGTTGATAAgtattagttaaaaaatattataaatataaagtaaatattgattttgtaagtttttatgtatttaatgtattgagaaaactaaaattttctttgtttaatttacttCCTTTACTAATACTCTTAATTCACTTTTTAGTCAAATGATAGATAATTATACAGCAAATTTGtgaggaaaaaaataaaaaactttggGTTATTAGCTAACCTTTATAATTATATACGCACAACTATATTTAAGTTACTAAAATCTTTATTGACAACTATAATTTTCCTATACCAGGAGAGTATGATAAAGCTGATTCATTTTTCCCCAcattctttttatatatttttttattatttttatttttcagtgCTTCTCGATGCAACAAATAATGGcttttctaattttaagttccaaattttataaatatttgatatttgattTAGCCATTTAGCTTTTAGTGCTAGTATTTTGTGTTTATGGAAAGCCATGTTCCTCAACAGTGTCTTGATGTCATATTAATGTGATATGTCCTCTTGTTTTGGTTAGCTCAAGGCTCTCTTGCATGGACATTCTAACTCTGCACATGCTTTGGGTTGCATGGCTGCTGTTAAATCAATCCAATGGTTTAAAGATCCTTGTTCCAATATGTTGTTCCTGTTCATGCGGAAGTTGCccagaggaaaaagaaaaattggtCAGAACTTGAGGAACCACACTTCGGTGAATATCTTAGTTTCAATATTCTGTTATTTAAACCTGGTGTTTTGATGGCTTTTACCAAGTTATTAGTGTGTGTTTCTGTTCTATCATAGGTGAGGGTGGTCTTATGGATGTGGATCATGAGGACATTATGCTTATTGTGCCTCCACTTTTTGCTCTGAAGCATATGCCAGAAAATTTAGTGTTAGTTTCTCTCACTTtcttaaattgaattttttaaattctcaTATCTTAATATCTTTTCTCAACTGGTGGAGTGGGAGGTGCCAATGAGGTTCTTAGTTCAGCTATGTTTTTCCTAGCACTATGCTATATTTAACGGTCCTGCAGCTATCATCATGGCCTCACATTGTCATCGAATTTTGTTGTTCTGCAGGTAAATAACCTCACTGCTATACAAGTAAATAACAGGTGTTGCAGGAGAGAGCTGTGAGCACATCACGGCATGGACGAGCTACATTCTCTGCCTAACTTTTTCAGGTTACTTTATAGTTTGTAGCTTGGCTATATATCTAGAGACTGCGGGAAATTATCTATTTATTAGCTATAATATGAGAATGAAACTCATCGAATCTTGCATAGGTACTTGCATATATTGGAAATAATGATGGGAGAAAATTTTTATATGATGGTGAGGTGACTGTTGACAATATTAAGGTACGCTTCTTTCTACTTGTCAGGGGCTCTGTTCATTTTGTTATCATGTTAATGAATATGCATGAATTCTATCTTCTATCTTAGTCGTGTTTGAAATTTTGGTTGTGGCTGAAAATTCCATGTATGCTTTTTTTCTTAGGCATTTGGTGAAGATTTTCTTCATGACAAGTTAAAACCTTTCCTCAAGTCAGATCCAGTTCCAGAAACCGAGTTATTTTCATTTTCCATAAATGTTCTTTTGGCCTGGTATTTTAACCACTGATCTAACATGTATGCTAACTTGGCAGAATGATGGTGACGTAAAAATTGTTGTCGGGGATAACTTCGATGACATTGTCTTGGATGAGTCAAAGGATGTTCTCCTTGAGGTAAAATAATACTTGTTCCATAGCTTGCAAGAGTCATTTTTGCTTGTAAACATTGATCATATTAATAAGTTGTCATCGTAATAT includes:
- the LOC130963279 gene encoding uncharacterized protein LOC130963279; amino-acid sequence: MASANTPLETPSSQEQGSTPDASIATQKNNNRAKTDPAWGHCKQVVESEKIILLCIYCEKLIRGGGIHRFKLHLAGKGGDIESCRKVPVAVRHQFHESIEELRSKKRKTQEQYAKSYNACDDVEREFDEIERNEMQQQQKSRVPTPISRKGKQVKDLQSYFPSATTPGAQPTIKSVLQSKEIVEKCDIAIAKWMVDASVPFNAVNSAYYQPMIDAIASMGAGYKGPSYPRVRGYLLSKLVEDVRKMIDGYREIWKQTGCTIMADGWTDRCRRTLINFLVYCPKGTVFLKSVDASNISKTAENLFKLFRDVLLFVGPENVVHIVTDNAANYVATGRLLEAEFPKLYWSPCAAHCVNLMFQDIGKLQEVSQTVSQASLITKYIYNHCYPLFLMRKFTGGRKILRPTPTRFATNFIALQSILAQKDPLRAMVTSKEFTSSAYSKEAKAKKFVDQVLDSKFWSQCTDIVKLTSPLVHVLRIVDSEDRLAMGYLYQAIYKAREEMILDTRWDAQLKRNLHAAGYWLNPAFRFNAGEFENHKETISGLLDVIEKYAYDDPVLNSKLTSEKRIFKNAEKDFGRPSAIRE